The following coding sequences are from one Lysinibacillus sp. FSL W8-0992 window:
- a CDS encoding DMT family transporter encodes MKSKFQFILSMIIFGTIGLVVRKIDLASSERALLSSFIGCLFLTVLFFMMKKKISWHLVKSNASILLFSSIALGGNWIFLYQSYDYTTIANATLGYYFAPVFVMLLSPIILKEQLSLKKVVCIIVAIMGLLLIVGEGLSASKTDDLLGLFYGLIAAAFYATLLLLNKFIKEMEKLELTIIQLGTTAIFLMPYVFLTSGFRMFSVASSSIPFILILGIFNTGIGFWLFFAGMEKLKGQSIAMLSYVDPFVAILVSALILQEQMTVLQMLGGTLLLASTFVSEIKLLKFLKH; translated from the coding sequence ATGAAATCTAAATTTCAGTTTATTTTATCAATGATCATTTTCGGTACAATCGGTTTAGTTGTTCGAAAAATTGATCTTGCTTCGAGCGAAAGAGCTTTACTAAGCAGTTTTATAGGTTGCTTATTTTTAACGGTACTCTTCTTTATGATGAAGAAAAAGATATCATGGCATTTAGTGAAGTCGAATGCTTCCATATTGCTTTTCTCCAGTATTGCATTAGGTGGAAATTGGATTTTTCTTTACCAATCCTATGACTATACGACAATTGCCAACGCAACACTCGGCTATTACTTTGCACCGGTGTTTGTAATGCTCCTATCCCCAATTATCCTTAAAGAACAATTGTCATTAAAAAAAGTAGTTTGTATTATTGTCGCTATTATGGGATTACTTTTGATTGTAGGTGAAGGTCTGAGTGCATCTAAAACGGATGATCTCCTCGGACTTTTTTATGGATTAATTGCCGCTGCATTTTATGCTACATTATTGTTATTAAATAAATTTATTAAAGAGATGGAAAAACTGGAGCTGACAATTATTCAGCTCGGCACAACTGCTATTTTCCTTATGCCATATGTTTTCTTAACTTCTGGCTTTAGAATGTTTAGTGTAGCGAGTTCTTCCATTCCTTTTATTTTAATTTTAGGGATCTTTAATACGGGGATTGGGTTTTGGTTATTCTTTGCTGGCATGGAGAAACTTAAAGGGCAAAGTATTGCCATGTTAAGCTATGTTGATCCATTTGTAGCTATATTAGTTTCGGCTTTAATACTGCAAGAGCAAATGACAGTGCTTCAAATGCTCGGTGGCACGTTACTGTTAGCCTCAACATTTGTTAGCGAAATAAAATTACTTAAATTTTTAAAACATTAA
- a CDS encoding alpha/beta hydrolase, with amino-acid sequence MMKIVPPKPFFYKGGDKAVLLLHSFTSNTIDMKKLGKYLQQHNYTCYAPLYRGHGLTAEELLTFRPTNWWQDVLDGYQLLKDEGYEKIAVVGLSLGGVLALKVAQELEVTGVVTMSVPIRREAAFLQKRVFHYAKGYKQLEGKNEDQINVEITCLQNMSIDSLVEFQHLIQKTMDKLALITSPISILYGALDDPLYKDSADVISHNVATQHKTMKGYPNSKHLMILGIDKNEVNKDILTFLNDLLW; translated from the coding sequence ATGATGAAAATAGTACCCCCTAAGCCATTTTTCTATAAAGGTGGCGATAAGGCTGTTTTACTATTACACTCTTTTACAAGCAATACAATTGATATGAAAAAGTTAGGGAAGTATTTGCAACAGCACAATTATACTTGCTATGCACCCTTATACAGAGGACATGGTTTAACAGCAGAAGAGCTACTCACATTTAGACCGACAAATTGGTGGCAAGATGTACTAGACGGTTACCAGTTGTTGAAGGATGAAGGCTATGAAAAAATAGCCGTTGTTGGCCTTTCTCTTGGTGGTGTACTTGCATTAAAAGTTGCGCAAGAGCTGGAGGTAACTGGTGTTGTGACAATGTCAGTGCCAATACGTAGGGAAGCAGCTTTTCTCCAAAAGCGTGTCTTTCATTATGCAAAAGGTTATAAACAACTTGAAGGAAAAAATGAAGACCAAATAAACGTAGAAATAACATGTTTGCAAAATATGTCAATCGATTCATTAGTGGAGTTTCAACACCTCATTCAAAAAACGATGGATAAATTAGCACTAATAACGTCACCAATCAGTATTTTATATGGTGCTTTAGATGATCCGTTATATAAAGACAGTGCAGATGTAATTTCTCACAACGTAGCGACACAGCATAAAACAATGAAAGGGTATCCGAACTCTAAGCATTTAATGATATTGGGCATAGACAAAAATGAAGTGAACAAAGATATTCTTACATTTTTAAATGATTTACTTTGGTAA
- a CDS encoding glycine betaine ABC transporter substrate-binding protein produces MKLKSVGLTLGLATMLLLTGCGDGDSKQENGNSSENTPSIGEQVDYKIIGIEPGAGLTELAEKTIEKYDNLKGWELEQSSTPGMLGSLEQAIRNEEPIIITGWTPHWMFSSYDLKFLEDPQGTLGGSENINTLARKGLEKDLPDAYTILDRFYWEPEDMEAVMFEAQTSSFEEAADKWIEENQEKVNVWTKDAKKVSGKEIELASTPWDSERASSSVLQAVFEDLGYTVTITPVDPAIMFQAIATGVADATVAAWLPTTHSSFYEKYKDDFDDLGENLKGTKNGFVVPEYMDIDSIEDLQPKK; encoded by the coding sequence ATGAAATTGAAATCGGTAGGACTCACTTTAGGGCTAGCCACTATGCTACTTTTAACAGGGTGTGGTGATGGAGATAGCAAACAAGAAAATGGCAATTCATCAGAAAATACGCCAAGCATAGGTGAACAAGTAGATTATAAGATTATTGGAATTGAACCAGGAGCTGGGTTGACTGAGCTTGCGGAAAAAACTATAGAGAAATATGATAATTTAAAAGGTTGGGAACTTGAACAAAGTTCAACACCTGGGATGTTAGGTTCTTTAGAGCAGGCTATTCGAAATGAAGAGCCAATTATTATTACTGGATGGACACCACATTGGATGTTTTCATCTTATGATTTAAAATTTTTGGAAGATCCTCAAGGGACATTAGGTGGATCGGAAAATATTAATACACTTGCGCGTAAAGGCTTGGAAAAAGACTTACCTGATGCGTATACAATACTGGATAGATTTTACTGGGAACCAGAAGATATGGAAGCTGTAATGTTTGAAGCACAAACAAGTTCATTTGAAGAAGCAGCAGACAAATGGATAGAAGAAAACCAAGAAAAGGTAAATGTATGGACAAAAGATGCAAAAAAAGTAAGTGGAAAAGAAATTGAATTAGCTTCTACTCCGTGGGATTCAGAAAGAGCTTCAAGTAGTGTACTACAGGCAGTATTTGAAGACCTCGGATACACTGTCACAATTACACCAGTAGATCCTGCCATTATGTTTCAAGCTATAGCTACAGGCGTAGCTGATGCAACCGTAGCCGCTTGGTTACCAACAACACATAGCTCTTTTTATGAAAAATATAAAGATGATTTCGATGATTTAGGTGAGAACTTAAAAGGAACAAAAAATGGATTTGTCGTTCCTGAATATATGGATATAGACTCCATTGAGGATTTACAGCCGAAGAAGTAA
- a CDS encoding GNAT family N-acetyltransferase — translation MIKENVKIVELNAENWYDCCELEIATEQKKYIESNAISIAQSKFEPTLKPYAIYLNEKVVGFLMYNAVQEELDGYWVYRIMVDKKFQGKGIGKAATKLMISEMAKLPNSKKVIVGYHPENLGAHNLYASLGFIDEGHRFGKEMAVIKYLTE, via the coding sequence ATGATTAAAGAAAATGTGAAAATCGTAGAATTAAATGCAGAAAACTGGTACGACTGCTGTGAATTAGAGATAGCAACAGAACAAAAAAAATACATCGAATCCAATGCCATATCAATAGCTCAGTCAAAGTTTGAGCCTACTTTAAAGCCATATGCTATTTATTTAAATGAAAAAGTAGTCGGCTTTTTAATGTATAATGCTGTTCAAGAAGAACTTGATGGTTATTGGGTATATAGAATAATGGTGGATAAGAAATTCCAAGGCAAGGGTATCGGTAAAGCTGCAACTAAGTTAATGATTTCAGAGATGGCTAAATTACCGAATTCAAAAAAAGTTATTGTAGGTTATCATCCTGAAAATTTGGGTGCACATAATTTATATGCGAGTCTAGGATTTATTGATGAAGGTCACCGGTTCGGTAAGGAAATGGCAGTAATAAAATATCTTACCGAGTGA
- a CDS encoding DnaD domain protein: MSNDKKRNKKIIGKEIYGTTTEERFKEVHGITIEEWNAKGEERFKAKTGMSYEEWYIKKILSSTPIDYLKNLNGVVSQDDIELVKDLQELGLDDGVINVLLDYVKIVSKIGFIHSLVREMGKNWLKKNVSTIESAMAFVREEWKN; encoded by the coding sequence ATGAGTAATGATAAAAAACGAAATAAGAAAATAATTGGCAAAGAAATATACGGCACGACTACTGAAGAACGATTTAAAGAAGTACACGGGATAACAATTGAGGAATGGAATGCAAAAGGTGAAGAAAGATTTAAAGCTAAAACAGGAATGAGTTACGAAGAATGGTATATTAAAAAGATTCTTTCTTCGACACCAATTGATTATCTTAAAAACCTCAATGGTGTTGTTTCTCAGGATGATATAGAACTAGTTAAGGATTTACAAGAGCTGGGGTTAGATGATGGTGTTATAAATGTATTACTGGATTATGTAAAAATTGTTAGTAAAATAGGGTTTATTCACTCATTAGTAAGAGAAATGGGTAAAAATTGGCTCAAGAAGAATGTCTCAACGATTGAAAGCGCAATGGCCTTTGTTAGGGAAGAATGGAAAAACTAA
- a CDS encoding DUF2268 domain-containing putative Zn-dependent protease (predicted Zn-dependent protease with a strongly conserved HExxH motif), whose translation MIKLPKIITAFILICTILTLASCTQTEKSHKKQEIESIVTSFEHPQTKQKYKIINAYKLYDNYQDKVESNPKQSKQEIYKDEVIEPIYSDCFDNGEYLHMAHYALNVAPDQLTENQLLSKKINREETEKLIKEALFKSSDLIPSEKETNVCVFPATNVYAYMVTVGAGKIIVLYNKNYTEEDMRISISHEYHHSIWTEKYLPKDARFTILDNMVFEGKAVMFSKLVYPNDYYDNILYSAYDRENWSKVVGDLDSPDFKRSQEIIFGGDDLPSSYGYSEGYKMVKSYLKLHPDVTPEEWTALSAKEIFEKGNYLEHYQ comes from the coding sequence TTGATAAAATTACCAAAAATAATTACAGCATTTATACTAATATGCACAATTCTAACGCTTGCTTCCTGTACACAAACAGAAAAATCGCATAAAAAACAAGAAATTGAAAGTATCGTTACATCTTTTGAACACCCTCAAACAAAGCAAAAGTATAAAATAATCAATGCCTATAAACTTTATGACAACTATCAAGATAAGGTTGAAAGTAACCCAAAACAATCAAAACAAGAAATTTATAAAGATGAGGTTATTGAACCAATCTATAGTGATTGTTTTGACAATGGCGAATATCTTCATATGGCACATTATGCACTAAACGTAGCTCCCGACCAATTAACAGAAAATCAATTATTAAGTAAAAAAATTAATAGGGAAGAAACAGAAAAGCTTATAAAAGAAGCTCTTTTCAAATCTTCAGACCTTATTCCGTCCGAAAAAGAAACGAATGTATGTGTTTTTCCTGCCACTAATGTATACGCATATATGGTAACGGTGGGGGCGGGGAAAATTATAGTGCTATACAATAAAAATTATACCGAAGAAGATATGAGAATTAGCATATCTCACGAATATCATCATAGTATTTGGACTGAGAAGTACCTACCTAAAGATGCACGTTTTACGATTTTGGATAACATGGTTTTTGAAGGAAAGGCAGTTATGTTTAGTAAATTAGTTTATCCTAATGATTATTATGATAATATATTGTACTCTGCATACGACAGAGAAAATTGGTCAAAAGTTGTAGGAGATTTAGATAGTCCTGACTTTAAGCGGTCACAAGAAATTATTTTTGGAGGGGATGACCTACCATCTTCATATGGTTACAGTGAGGGCTATAAAATGGTTAAATCCTATCTTAAATTACACCCAGATGTAACACCTGAGGAATGGACTGCCCTAAGCGCAAAGGAAATATTTGAAAAGGGCAATTACCTCGAACATTATCAATGA
- a CDS encoding GNAT family N-acetyltransferase has product MDKNFIIRKATEPDAKAIAKVHVDSWRTTYANIVPDEYLINLSYENREQLWIKNISNDAVFVAENNEGQIIGFSSGGKERSGKYIEFEGELYAIYLMKECQGQGIGRALVTAIVEEIKAMGLRSMLVLVLKDNSFHRFYEALGGNKIDTVEIQIAGKKLDELVYGWADIRNIL; this is encoded by the coding sequence ATGGATAAAAATTTTATAATTAGAAAAGCAACCGAACCAGATGCGAAAGCAATAGCAAAAGTACATGTCGACAGTTGGAGAACAACATATGCTAACATCGTTCCTGACGAATACTTAATAAATTTATCGTATGAAAATCGAGAACAGCTATGGATAAAGAATATTTCAAATGACGCTGTATTTGTAGCGGAAAATAATGAAGGACAAATTATTGGTTTTTCTTCTGGCGGTAAAGAAAGAAGCGGTAAATATATTGAGTTTGAAGGGGAGCTATATGCCATTTATCTTATGAAAGAATGCCAAGGGCAAGGGATTGGGAGAGCACTTGTTACAGCGATCGTAGAAGAAATTAAAGCAATGGGATTGCGTTCTATGCTTGTGCTTGTCTTGAAAGATAATAGTTTTCATCGATTTTATGAAGCGCTTGGTGGGAACAAAATAGATACTGTTGAAATTCAGATTGCTGGCAAAAAACTAGATGAACTTGTTTACGGGTGGGCAGATATTCGGAACATATTATAA
- a CDS encoding cupin domain-containing protein → MDYQPINLSEKLSKFTEQWSPKVIGEMNDYQFKLVKIQGDFVWHQHRETDEVFIVLDGEMVIAFRDGEVKLSKGEMYVIPKGVEHKPYAEQECQIMLVEPRGVVNTGETNSEMTAENDVWI, encoded by the coding sequence ATGGACTATCAACCTATTAATTTAAGTGAAAAGTTATCAAAGTTTACTGAGCAGTGGTCCCCTAAAGTTATTGGTGAAATGAATGACTACCAGTTTAAATTAGTTAAGATTCAAGGTGATTTTGTATGGCATCAACATCGTGAGACAGATGAGGTATTTATCGTACTGGATGGGGAGATGGTGATCGCATTTCGTGATGGAGAGGTCAAACTATCTAAAGGAGAAATGTATGTAATTCCAAAGGGCGTGGAGCATAAGCCTTATGCTGAACAGGAATGCCAAATAATGCTAGTGGAACCTAGAGGCGTTGTTAATACAGGTGAAACAAATAGCGAAATGACTGCAGAAAACGATGTGTGGATTTAA
- a CDS encoding YbaK/EbsC family protein produces the protein MAIKKVREHFAQWNLQHKIQELNESSATVEMAAQALGCEPERIAKTLSFLVNDGAILIVAAGDAKIDNAKYKAMFETKAKMLAKEEVNERIGHDIGGVCPFGINEGVAVYLDESLKRFATVFPACGSSNSAIELTIQELEAYTPYQQWIDVCKGWND, from the coding sequence ATGGCAATTAAAAAAGTACGCGAGCATTTCGCACAATGGAATTTACAGCATAAAATACAGGAACTGAATGAAAGCTCTGCAACTGTTGAAATGGCAGCACAGGCACTTGGCTGTGAACCAGAACGAATCGCTAAAACACTATCGTTTCTAGTGAATGATGGTGCCATTTTAATTGTAGCTGCGGGTGATGCCAAAATTGACAATGCGAAATATAAAGCTATGTTTGAAACGAAAGCGAAAATGCTTGCAAAGGAAGAAGTCAACGAACGAATTGGGCATGATATCGGAGGGGTTTGCCCGTTCGGTATTAATGAAGGGGTTGCTGTTTATTTAGATGAATCACTCAAACGTTTTGCAACGGTATTCCCAGCTTGCGGCAGCAGCAATTCTGCAATTGAACTTACCATTCAGGAGCTAGAAGCGTATACACCTTATCAGCAATGGATTGATGTTTGTAAAGGTTGGAACGATTAA
- a CDS encoding ECF transporter S component has product MPKNIRITISLIVIFILIPLTLLAGITVMADRKYYFISLVIMILACIPFFLSFERRKPQPREILIIAVMSAISVAGRALFVVTPGFKPVAAITAITGFSLGAEAGFLTGAISALVSNMFFGQGPWTPFQMFMWGMIGFIAGLLGKTGVMHKKIPLIIFGISAGIFFSFGMDIWGTVSIYGVFSWEAYSLALTSAIPFTIIYAISNVIFLLLLAKPITEKLERIKNKYGILQ; this is encoded by the coding sequence ATGCCAAAAAACATACGTATAACTATTTCACTCATTGTTATTTTTATTTTAATTCCACTAACGTTACTTGCTGGTATTACGGTAATGGCTGACCGAAAATATTATTTTATTTCGTTGGTTATTATGATTTTGGCGTGTATTCCATTTTTTCTATCTTTTGAACGTAGAAAGCCTCAGCCGCGTGAAATTTTAATCATTGCAGTAATGTCTGCTATATCTGTGGCAGGACGTGCCTTATTTGTTGTTACCCCTGGATTTAAACCTGTTGCAGCTATTACAGCTATTACTGGTTTTTCACTAGGAGCAGAAGCAGGTTTTTTAACAGGGGCCATTTCTGCATTAGTGTCGAATATGTTTTTTGGACAAGGTCCTTGGACACCGTTCCAAATGTTTATGTGGGGAATGATTGGGTTTATTGCGGGCTTGTTAGGCAAAACGGGTGTAATGCATAAAAAAATCCCCCTTATTATATTTGGTATTTCAGCGGGGATATTTTTTTCGTTTGGAATGGATATTTGGGGAACTGTATCAATATATGGTGTTTTCAGCTGGGAAGCCTACTCACTGGCATTGACTTCTGCAATTCCTTTTACAATAATTTATGCTATTTCTAATGTAATTTTTCTACTATTATTAGCTAAACCGATTACTGAAAAGCTAGAGCGGATAAAAAATAAATATGGGATATTACAATAG
- a CDS encoding ABC transporter ATP-binding protein, translated as MAIVKIDNVSFTYPNEANPILKNINLNIQQGEFIVLIGQSGCGKSTLLRHFKRELRPHGSMTGNIFYQDCDLEQLTAEVAAADIGYVFQNPDNQIVTDKVWHELAFGLESLGVDTSTIRRKVAEMANFFGIQKWFHHKTTELSGGQKQLLNLASIMVMQPKLLLLDEPTSQLDPIAALEFIQTLHRLNRELGITIILIEHRLEEVLPLADRVFIMDEGSILFDGPPKEILNSLPEKHAMITALPAATKIFHLLNGTGHIPLTIREGQRWLQSQQYNLSQLITIPTKSQNKTDIVLEANDVAFRYEKKDLDIVHHFNLQVREGEFLTIIGGNGTGKSTVLSILSGLQKPYHGKVMLLNKALKKYSNKQLYHQYLTLLPQDPKTLFVQKTVHQELDDMAHLHKVTDDKVQETIQMFRLTHLLNRHPYDLSGGEQQKLALAKLLLIEPKILLLDEPTKGLDAHAKEELADLLKGLQAKGMTIIMVTHDIEFSAQHSNRCALFFDGSIVSEGEPREFYSGNNFYTTAAHRISRDLLSNAITCEDVVTLCQKTYV; from the coding sequence GTGGCGATCGTTAAAATCGACAATGTAAGTTTTACTTATCCTAATGAAGCCAATCCTATATTAAAAAATATTAACTTAAATATTCAGCAAGGTGAATTTATAGTGCTCATAGGACAATCAGGCTGTGGAAAAAGTACTTTGCTTCGCCATTTCAAACGAGAATTGCGACCGCATGGTTCAATGACAGGTAATATTTTTTATCAAGATTGTGACTTAGAACAGTTAACTGCTGAAGTGGCTGCAGCGGATATAGGCTATGTATTTCAAAATCCTGATAACCAAATTGTTACTGATAAAGTATGGCATGAGCTTGCTTTTGGACTTGAAAGCCTAGGTGTCGATACATCAACAATTCGCAGGAAAGTAGCTGAAATGGCAAACTTCTTTGGTATTCAGAAATGGTTTCATCATAAAACGACCGAGCTTTCTGGTGGCCAAAAGCAACTTTTAAATTTAGCATCCATTATGGTTATGCAGCCGAAGCTACTGCTGTTAGATGAACCAACATCGCAATTAGATCCAATAGCTGCATTGGAGTTTATCCAGACACTGCATCGTTTAAATAGAGAACTAGGTATTACAATTATATTAATTGAGCATCGTCTTGAAGAAGTGTTACCCCTTGCTGATCGAGTATTTATTATGGATGAAGGTAGCATTTTATTTGACGGTCCACCTAAGGAAATTTTAAATTCTCTACCAGAGAAACACGCAATGATAACGGCATTGCCAGCTGCTACTAAAATTTTTCACTTGTTAAATGGTACAGGGCATATTCCACTTACTATTCGCGAAGGCCAACGTTGGCTTCAGAGCCAGCAATACAATTTATCTCAGTTGATTACTATTCCGACAAAATCCCAAAATAAAACAGATATTGTTTTAGAAGCAAACGATGTTGCATTTCGCTATGAAAAGAAAGATCTTGATATTGTTCATCATTTTAATTTACAAGTGAGGGAAGGCGAATTTTTAACTATAATAGGTGGGAATGGAACAGGAAAATCTACAGTTCTTTCTATTCTATCTGGACTACAAAAGCCTTATCATGGCAAAGTAATGTTATTAAATAAAGCTTTAAAAAAATATAGTAATAAACAATTGTATCACCAATATTTGACTTTACTACCCCAAGATCCAAAAACACTATTTGTACAAAAAACTGTACATCAAGAGTTAGATGATATGGCGCATTTACATAAGGTTACAGATGATAAAGTTCAGGAAACTATCCAAATGTTTCGATTAACTCATTTATTAAATCGACATCCATATGATTTAAGTGGGGGTGAACAGCAAAAACTAGCTCTCGCAAAACTTTTATTAATAGAACCTAAAATTCTGTTACTAGATGAGCCGACCAAGGGGCTGGATGCACATGCAAAAGAAGAACTCGCAGATTTATTAAAAGGTTTACAAGCTAAAGGTATGACAATTATTATGGTGACACATGATATTGAATTTTCTGCGCAACACAGCAATAGATGCGCTCTATTTTTTGATGGCAGTATTGTATCTGAGGGTGAACCGCGAGAGTTTTACAGTGGAAATAATTTTTATACGACTGCTGCTCATCGAATATCACGAGATTTATTGAGCAATGCCATTACATGTGAGGATGTAGTAACTTTATGCCAAAAAACATACGTATAA
- a CDS encoding energy-coupling factor transporter transmembrane component T — translation MKAFETYHPIVLFSFFAATIGLSMFFMHPVYLAITIFFAISLNFALRRRSFFKDWKIYVPLFFIMAIINPLISHNGQLVLLYINGNPLTLEAITYGIAISTMIVSIMLWFSSYNVLMTSDKFIYLFGKVSPVISLTLSISLRLVPRFRRQLKQIVLAQKVIGMDYTSGSLWHRIKCIIRILSILITWALENAIDTADSMKARGYGVTKRTAFSIFIFERRDGYVLTIITLLFISNLVASFIGVTTFDYYPTFGIVKWEITSILFYTSYCILLAIPLAIEIRGALKWRSLKSTM, via the coding sequence ATGAAGGCATTTGAGACATATCATCCTATTGTTCTTTTCTCTTTTTTTGCCGCTACTATTGGCTTATCCATGTTTTTTATGCATCCAGTCTATTTAGCTATTACAATTTTCTTTGCAATAAGCTTAAATTTTGCTTTACGCAGGCGGTCTTTTTTTAAAGACTGGAAAATATATGTACCTCTATTTTTCATAATGGCAATTATTAACCCTTTGATTAGCCATAATGGTCAACTTGTATTACTTTATATAAATGGCAACCCACTTACGTTAGAGGCGATTACATATGGTATCGCAATTTCCACAATGATTGTCTCTATTATGCTATGGTTTAGCAGTTATAATGTCCTAATGACGTCAGATAAATTTATTTATTTATTTGGAAAAGTGTCACCAGTAATTTCACTAACATTGTCAATTTCATTGCGATTAGTGCCCCGTTTTAGGCGGCAATTAAAGCAAATTGTACTAGCGCAAAAAGTAATCGGAATGGATTATACTTCAGGCTCTCTATGGCATCGCATCAAATGTATAATTCGTATCTTATCTATTTTAATTACTTGGGCGTTAGAAAATGCCATTGATACTGCCGATTCAATGAAAGCTCGTGGCTATGGCGTTACTAAGAGGACTGCTTTTTCTATATTTATTTTCGAACGTAGAGATGGCTACGTTTTGACAATAATTACATTGCTCTTTATTAGTAATTTAGTTGCAAGTTTCATTGGTGTAACAACATTTGATTATTATCCCACTTTCGGGATAGTTAAATGGGAAATCACTAGTATCTTGTTTTATACTAGCTATTGCATTTTGCTAGCTATTCCATTAGCAATCGAAATAAGGGGGGCATTAAAGTGGCGATCGTTAAAATCGACAATGTAA
- a CDS encoding DUF4430 domain-containing protein, whose translation MKIKLPLLLLLVLTIFLTACNIQTVEKFEQMQEQERSVEPKSTTEQHEATEETPSVDEEKQAEMKSGIDENSKNEKQDKPQQEVQQENQEVVEQPKKEAEKKQEVTKAPNTKTEQKATNKTGDKEKTNTVTPPNEVQQQPATQKRTVTIAIRVDTLLKHWDKLDSNLQSEKYVPKNGIILKPTTYELLSEKDTVWDVLQRATKEYKIQMEYQGANENIYNSVYVEGINHLYEFSAGELSGWMYKVNGVYPNYGCSQYVLKDGDVIEWHYTVDLGRDLGNHWDGN comes from the coding sequence ATGAAAATAAAATTACCCTTATTACTATTATTAGTACTCACTATTTTTTTAACAGCATGTAATATTCAAACGGTAGAGAAATTTGAGCAAATGCAAGAGCAGGAACGGAGCGTTGAGCCCAAATCTACTACTGAACAACATGAAGCAACAGAAGAAACTCCTTCAGTTGACGAAGAGAAACAAGCTGAAATGAAGTCTGGAATCGATGAGAATTCCAAAAATGAGAAGCAGGACAAACCTCAGCAAGAAGTACAGCAAGAAAACCAAGAAGTAGTGGAACAACCAAAAAAGGAAGCTGAGAAAAAGCAAGAAGTCACAAAAGCTCCAAATACAAAAACTGAACAAAAAGCTACTAATAAAACTGGCGATAAAGAAAAAACAAATACAGTTACGCCACCAAATGAAGTTCAGCAACAGCCAGCTACCCAAAAACGCACTGTAACCATTGCGATTCGCGTTGATACGTTACTAAAGCATTGGGATAAGTTAGATTCGAACCTCCAAAGTGAGAAATATGTACCTAAGAATGGTATTATTTTGAAGCCAACAACATACGAACTTCTTTCAGAGAAGGATACTGTGTGGGATGTATTACAGCGTGCAACAAAGGAGTATAAAATTCAGATGGAATACCAAGGAGCAAACGAAAATATTTATAATAGTGTCTATGTAGAGGGAATTAATCATTTATACGAATTTAGTGCGGGGGAATTAAGTGGTTGGATGTATAAAGTAAACGGTGTTTATCCCAATTATGGCTGCAGTCAGTACGTATTAAAGGATGGCGATGTAATTGAATGGCACTATACAGTTGATTTAGGGCGAGACTTAGGAAATCATTGGGATGGTAACTAA